One segment of Deinococcus multiflagellatus DNA contains the following:
- a CDS encoding phosphatase PAP2 family protein, with protein sequence MLARLRHEFLPFLLQRWRPLLLLLLGVMAPLLLFTHLAHEIFVEGGFAWDQAVLNWYAAHRTPGLTRAAETLAQVAGVRVLPFITLAIAWLLGSWHEGRGRAHGWFLLLSVLGATLLNVAAKVVFQRPRPDELTAVLAEPGFSFPSGHAMANAAFGMALALVFWRSRAGWPVAAFGLLWAVTVGASRNYLGVHYPSDVLAGMTASVAWVVGLRLLMARRWPSLRRSPAGRHDTRE encoded by the coding sequence ATGCTCGCCCGACTGCGCCACGAGTTTCTGCCCTTCTTGCTGCAGCGCTGGCGCCCCCTGCTGCTGCTCTTGCTGGGCGTCATGGCGCCGCTGCTGCTCTTTACGCACCTCGCCCACGAAATCTTTGTGGAGGGCGGCTTTGCCTGGGATCAGGCGGTGCTGAACTGGTACGCCGCGCACCGGACGCCGGGGCTGACCCGCGCGGCCGAAACGCTGGCGCAGGTGGCCGGGGTGCGGGTGCTGCCCTTTATCACGCTGGCTATTGCGTGGCTGCTGGGCAGCTGGCATGAAGGGCGGGGGCGCGCGCACGGCTGGTTTCTGCTGCTCAGTGTGCTGGGCGCGACCCTGCTGAACGTGGCCGCCAAGGTGGTGTTCCAGCGCCCCCGCCCCGATGAACTGACTGCCGTGCTGGCCGAACCCGGGTTCAGCTTTCCCAGTGGGCACGCCATGGCCAATGCGGCGTTTGGCATGGCGCTGGCCCTGGTGTTCTGGCGCTCGCGGGCGGGGTGGCCGGTGGCGGCCTTTGGGCTGCTGTGGGCCGTGACCGTGGGCGCCAGCCGCAATTACCTGGGGGTGCACTACCCGTCGGATGTGCTGGCTGGGATGACCGCCAGCGTGGCCTGGGTGGTGGGCCTGCGCCTGCTGATGGCCCGGCGCTGGCCGTCGCTGCGGCGCTCGCCAGCGGGGCGGCACGATACTCGGGAGTAA
- a CDS encoding aspartate kinase encodes MGYELLVMKFGGTNMQDARAVRHSASLAARSIREGVKVVVVVSAMAGVTNSLLKLADAAQSGDIASANDEIALMRTRHFTAAQELGAAPDSAVVRELREMHETLRQAVYGVYLLRELTPRSRDLIVAFGERLSAPLMSLALEQGGLRAHHLTGGEAGILTDTHFGNAKPLPGTYERVKDRLSGLLAAGVTPVVAGFMGETDKGAITTLGRGGTDFSATIVGKALGADEVWAWKDVDGVMSADPRVVKDARNIEVLSYGEVMELAYFGAKVLHPLAVTPLQESGIPLRVKSAADPDFPGTLVQAEPRDEAGHPVKAVTAIRNVSIINVSGAGVLGIPEVIASVFDAIARENVTLLMVSQSSSMSNVSLAVQTADAERTLLALRAGVSLELQIEEQPGVAVLAIVGSGMRGQRGVSARMFTALAAQDVNILMISQGSSELNVSVAVEGGHVDTATRAVHTAFDLGQKVQA; translated from the coding sequence CGGGACAAACATGCAAGACGCCCGCGCCGTGCGCCACAGCGCCTCGCTGGCCGCCCGCAGCATCCGCGAGGGCGTCAAGGTGGTGGTGGTGGTCTCTGCCATGGCGGGCGTGACCAACAGCCTGCTGAAACTGGCGGACGCCGCGCAGTCCGGCGACATTGCCAGCGCCAACGACGAGATTGCCCTGATGCGCACCCGGCATTTCACGGCCGCGCAGGAACTGGGCGCCGCCCCCGACAGCGCCGTGGTGCGCGAACTGCGCGAGATGCACGAAACCCTGCGCCAGGCCGTGTACGGCGTGTACCTGCTGCGCGAACTCACCCCCCGCTCGCGCGACCTGATCGTGGCCTTTGGCGAGCGCCTCTCGGCGCCCCTGATGAGCCTGGCCCTAGAACAGGGCGGCCTGCGCGCCCATCACCTCACGGGCGGCGAGGCCGGTATCCTCACCGACACGCACTTTGGCAACGCCAAGCCGCTGCCCGGCACCTACGAGCGCGTCAAGGACCGCCTCAGCGGTCTGCTGGCCGCCGGGGTCACGCCTGTGGTGGCGGGCTTCATGGGCGAAACCGACAAGGGCGCCATCACCACCCTGGGCCGGGGCGGCACCGACTTCAGCGCCACCATCGTGGGCAAGGCCCTGGGCGCCGACGAAGTGTGGGCCTGGAAGGACGTGGACGGCGTGATGAGCGCCGATCCCCGCGTGGTCAAAGACGCCCGCAACATCGAGGTCCTGAGCTATGGCGAGGTGATGGAGCTGGCCTACTTTGGCGCCAAGGTGCTGCACCCGCTGGCGGTCACGCCCCTGCAGGAGAGCGGCATTCCCCTGCGCGTGAAAAGCGCCGCCGACCCCGATTTCCCCGGCACCCTGGTGCAGGCCGAACCCCGCGACGAGGCCGGGCACCCAGTCAAGGCCGTGACCGCCATTCGCAACGTGAGCATCATCAACGTGAGCGGCGCCGGTGTGCTGGGCATCCCCGAAGTGATCGCCAGTGTCTTTGACGCCATTGCCCGCGAGAACGTGACCCTGCTGATGGTCTCGCAGAGTTCCTCCATGAGCAACGTCTCGCTGGCCGTGCAGACCGCCGACGCCGAGCGGACCCTCCTGGCCCTGCGCGCCGGGGTCAGTCTGGAGCTGCAGATTGAGGAGCAGCCCGGCGTGGCGGTGCTGGCGATTGTGGGCAGCGGCATGCGCGGCCAGCGCGGCGTGTCGGCCCGCATGTTCACGGCCCTGGCCGCGCAGGACGTGAACATCCTGATGATCTCCCAGGGCAGCTCCGAGTTGAACGTGTCGGTGGCCGTGGAGGGCGGGCATGTGGACACCGCCACGCGCGCCGTTCACACAGCGTTCGACCTGGGCCAGAAAGTCCAGGCTTGA